The sequence below is a genomic window from Ischnura elegans chromosome 2, ioIscEleg1.1, whole genome shotgun sequence.
aatcaccatcgacttgtacgcatactaaaataagattctacttttttggattacctcgaaatccaaaatgtgcgcataggaggctttttaaaggctcataaatcccttgtttcgccgaggcaacagaaaacgttcagttggcaaaattccagaaaacctcccttttactagatattcggtagttgagaattcgggattagcgatcttctgctgtccctttatttcactcattcctcatgatttttcgagtacctacttacaccttttctaattatattagaaattctatagtcacctacatgtcacttttacagaaaaaattctaaatttcatcaagaccactgaaatatgcataaaaattgaatcactattgtccataataataatctgtgtgggaatgcttttaagttgatgtttattagaattttcttaaaatatttcattaaaacaattgccatcctctcattacttatttttaccacccatttttttagctgattcctgaaaagtattatccaaccttcataggaagagaacatttcattaaagaattttttgctgcattcagcaccttttagttacttaaaataatattttttattcataaaaagccattccaatcattacagaccctaaaacctgaaaaaaatggcaggtcctcatttagtgtttttccacatttagtgttttaaattttgtcccccctgaaaaaccttaaatcaggattttactgtatttaatttaaaaatttggaaatactAAGAGAGAGTCATAGCAGTGCTGCATAAGGACTAAGGttgttacattatttttttttatctattcatATTATTATGCATGAGTGTGCCACAgttttctcctttcttcattaACTTTCTTTTTAACTGGATTGTcgtagctatttaaaaaaatgtactgtTTCTACTTACAGAACAAAAAGGCCTTTATCAGTCTCCGAGGAAGAAAGGAATGAGCAGGTGAAGAGACTAAAATCATCAGACATGAGTAATGATGATGGATCATCAAATCAGTCTTTGCACTGTGCCGAAGATATAGGTGAAATGGATGCTGATATTCTCCAGTATGATATAGATTGTGCGAATGATGGCAACAGTGTTGAAAGTGATAGAGAGGGAAGAGAAAATTCTGCTGTGGTTGAAGAGCCAAATACTTCTGCCTTAAATGATATTTCTGATGTAGGCTTTCATGATGATAAATCAAATGCTAGTGAAAGCGTTAAGTACTTGTGTAAATTTTGTGGAGAAGGTTTTCTTTGGAAAGCTGATCTCTTTGAGCATCAGAGCATTGAGCACTCTGAATTAGTAATTCGTTGTGTTTATTGTAGAAAAGTTTTCTACGACAAGAATGAGCTAGTACCACATGAAATTGCTCATGAAAAACTCTTGCCCCCTAAAATATTGATGATGAATAAGGTGAAGACGCCTCAGAAGAGAAGGAGAAGAAACTTATTGGCTAAAGATTTTTCCATACGTTCAATAACTTCTAGCATTTCTACTCAAAATTCTGGAAGTATCCTTCCTTATTCTTCCAAGAACAAACATAATGATAGAATATGCTATTATTGTAATCTCATCTTTCCTACTTTACGTTCACACAGAAAACACATTAAGACAGTGCATCATATTCAATTCCCTTGTCGTTTTTGTGCCATCACTTGTGAATCCAAGAGTAAACATAGAGATCATGAAGCTAGACACTTGAGGAAAGCCATGATATGTGTGtgtaagaaaaaatttttttacgaagATGAATTCAGGGACCATGCATTGATTCATGTCCATGAAACCGATCAGCTATGTGAAATATGTGGAGATGCATTTGACTGTCAAGAACATCTTGAAGAACACATTAAGACTCATGATGGTGAAAACAGTTATCTTTGTGAAGTGTGTGGAGAAGGTATGGAGTCATTTTTTTTGTTCCGTGTCCACAAATTGAGTCATATGTACCCTGGTATGCATAGGTGTGTGTTGTGCAATTTCTGTTTTAACAGGGCAGAAGATCTGGAAAACCACTTGGAAAATGTTcatcatgttaaaaaaattacttgtggTAGTTGTGGAGAAGAATTTGTCACTATGCAGCTTTTGAAGGAGCATAGAGCAAAACGTAAATGCATCGATGCATCTTGTGAGGTGTGTGGAAAATCATTCCCCTGCATGTCAAAGCTGAGAGATCATGCTGAGATACATTCTTCTGTGACAAATTACCTTTGTGACAAGTGTGGATGGGCTTTTAAGAGGAAAGATATGCTGAGGGCTCACATTCTAACATCTCACTCCAATCCCATTCCCTGTGAAGTATGTGGCCGTAAATTCAAGAGTCAACAGAGCCTAATTACCCACAGGCAACGACACTTTGGAGAAAAGACTGTGATCTGCTCTGTTTGTGGAAAAAGCTTCTTCTCTAAATCTGATTTGTCATATCACATGATAAGGCACGAAGAACCTAAAGTCCCATGCCCAATGTGTGGCATCCTATTTACTCGTAAGATCTTCATGTTGTATCACATGAGGCGTCACCGTGTTGCCTGTGAAATCTGTGGTGAAGTATTTGAAAACACACCCCTCCTGGTGGAACATCAGAAGGTACATGCCAAGGAAGGGAATATACCTCCGAGTGATCATCCTGAGTTCCCCAAGTGCCATATTTGCGGAAAACAATTCCTCAGAATCATGCAGCTAAGGCATCACCTGCCTCTCCACTCTGAAGAGCGTCCCTTCCAATGTAACCTCTGCGACAAAAGTTATAGGCGCAAGAAAGATCTCGCTAAGCACACAGATAAAAAGCATGGTGAGCCCAAGCCTTACCAATGTAGCTACTGTCCATGCACTTTTAGGACTGAGCAAGTGTTGTTGAAGCATGAAAATGGACACACACTTGGTAAACCATACAATTGTGCCATGTGTGGCGTTGGTTTCTGGTCACCATTGCACCTTGAGAGGCATCTTGTCAAACATGCTAGCAGTAACTGGTCTGGTAACTATCAGTGTAAGGACTGTGGGAAGACATTTCCTCATAAAAACACTTTAATTGCCCATCAGAGTACCCATGCAAAACCCTTGAATTTCAAGTGCCCATTCTGTCCCCGGAAATTCTCACGCAGAGGATACTTGCTGAAACATAAATGTCAACTGAAGCCAAGGATACAGGCCTCCTCAACTTCTTTTCAAAGTTCCATTATCACGGATGAAGTCTCAACAATCACAGCAGATGATAATGCTCCTCATCACATTCCAACTGAAGTTCCTGGAGTTGGAGAAAATGTGAGAAAAGGTAAGTTTATAATTGATATAGTTgtaatttttgtctatttttatcatctttaagTAGGTACTAAAATGGAATGGGTCGACTTTTTTGTTGGCTCCTATTCCAATTCAGTTTCTTGCAGTAGTACAGGGTCCAGGTGCTTGAATCTggttatttaactattttttcattttcatttcttaattttcaaaatcttttaatattttttgttatcgtATTATTGAAACTACCTAAAATGACACATCAAGTTATTGATCAAGTGATTGGATCCATAACATTACTctaatttaacactagaaggacggcaggggtcatttgacccattttcagttttcaaatttctttttctcttattaaaatatttttttaaattttgaaactttttcactttgttcactttggtctatattttgataaattagtgaaaattcaactataatttttgctttaaatttttatgacgtgttatacctagaaggacggctaggggtcatttgacccacaacttgttttcgTGCTATTTTCTTGCCAGTGGGCACTtttgtgccatgtatatcatgtaatcagcaagaggctagtgtggtagatgatttgcttcattttgaagctggaagtacccggttcaatgctagtttcgtcccaagggctcctatctgtattcgaaaacctatgaatagcgacttgttgtgctcaatctttcgatatttttcgggcagcaaagggaaataaaaccttttcagtccttgatttgcgtaaaatcatgcaataatgatattttaattttgttttatgaattgttcaatgattattgtattactcacaccggaaaatcgtcacgtatcccatgaCTTTTTTTCCGTCGGCCAAGATTCagagacaatattttcaatatcgcctcatcaggtttacgaaaaactttcatttttctggcttGATGGCACTGTCACTTGGCcttgcccctttgccgtgtgtccagcattattGCTGCCTGACCCGGTCgcggtttggggcgggttgaacctccaatgcaactggagaaggttctaccataatgcgctttcgtttgtagattttttcgcatgcatatcagtagcgagttgaggaagaaagtaagaagtcaagaaatatatcaagagaagagaattgtgattcaaatagctgtagggaatattgaagatcggTCTGTAAGTGCATCGGAAatatcagttcaaggacattctgaccaatccatcaacatctgtgtgtgatggaagcgacgaagtccaagatagtgaatccgatggcgacttaggcgtaacagcaaatgcacagctctatcgaacgaaatgcagctgtcctttttatgaggtatattccaaataaaccaggcaaatttggaatttagtactgggttttgacagatgtgaaatgaaaatacagcctaaatgaatttccatattgaggcaaagatgatgattggccatcaaatcaagcgttggggaaataaatagttactatagtgaccgtaacatacaagaattcaggaataaatgtaactggtaacaattattttccatccatccacctggcaggaaatcataaaaaaatggaaaacttctctagCACGGACAatctgaaaaaacaggcgtgacgcacgaatatccatgacccctaaaatagccatgtaatccattcaacgcgagtatCCAAATATACCTTAtaccatactcttacgtagaatcaggcacactagaacaataatgtacttttactcagcagcatgatctcagaccaCACTATTCTTGAAACGAacaaaagaataccagagaccatcctatttcataataaaaacaaaacggGAGTACATATGATGGAtatcatgtatcaatttatttacacgtctccaaatccaacagccatatctgcacgggcacaaaaaagaaaaaggtgccaaataccatcaaattcaatcattgcaccaatttccttttcattttccaaattccctttcatgtgcaaatggctggtgttctaacaccccctgccatacgcttTTAAGCAGCTTGCgtgttagtgtgtagatttagatgtagatgaataaatcgtccaatgtacgcattcagcgcaaaaaaaaatattttgtggaaacgcactgaaaaaatactgtttgtctgagatttacaacaaagtaataagttttaaaaattttaatgaaaattttgtaaatccagTACGCCTATTGTTtcaacatgtaacacaacttttgtattgagtgtatgtattgtAAGTAGCCAAGGTCCTTTCGTCGTCGTCGCCCGGGGATTGATCAGGAATATCGCACAGAAAAAGGAAACAACTCATGTCGTCAACAATCACTCTTTAATCTTCCCTTCTTAGTGTAAACTCACCGACTGCCTCGCGCGCTGTCATCCCCCTCTAGTAAGCGTTTTTCTATTATTCTCTGGTGCGTAGCAAGCTCACGTTCTTAAGAAGATGTCTTACCTTGCGTGGCCACTTCCTGTCGGGGTTGGGTGTCGGGGAATCAAGGGAGCCGAAAGGAAAGGAGTTATTGCTGAGTTTGTATGGGAAGGGAAATGAGGGAAAGAGGATGACAGTCGCCTCTTacagtattttcattattagatttgcaatcgactactaaatacggtttaattcatgattctttaaaataattgttattaacttttaacaatggataaaatgttaaatagtggttttaatgaactgattcaacaattaatacgattaaactgaataatggatgaaaattaggcattttattccaaaatataatttaggggtacccctagccgtccttctaggtagcgtgaaactcccgtcctcctagtgttaagtaTGTAATTCAAATTATACCtaagaaaagttttcaatttgCTTTTGGAGTATTATTCAACATGTTATCTCATGGGTGACTACACTGGTGGCAATATTCTACAAAGAGGGTGTACAAAAACTTGTGCCACGCTATGACAAATTCCTAGAAAATCACGGAATCTACGTCAAAAAATAGTGTAGTAGTGGTAGAGATGTGTGCTATACGTTTCTTTGAAATATCTgaggttcttttttttttagtttaaaatggaACTTACTTTCTGAACGTACCTCGTATCTAAAGATGAGAATTTCTCGCTAGGAAAGGTATAGTTGTCCCTTCTAGCTTTTATTGTGCTTAGATGGTGTTGATTGTAGATCTATAGCATTTGATAATGATGTAGAATAAGTTGCAGAATTTACTCATAAATGCGCATGAGCATGAGTAGATCTTCATTGGGCTATGAATGACTACTCTTATCTCATAGgaatatgaattttattcaattttgaatcAAAAAATTCCCCTCTTTGATGCAAAAGTGGAGACATTTTCATGATAGTTGGAATTTTTTGTTTGgtgtttcttatttcaggaatgaaaggtatataaaacgtaaaagtttCCGAGCAacaacatgcaaaaaaattacaaaaattaattcatcTCAATTGATTTGAATAATGCAAACATTCTTCGGCACACTTATGTTTTTGATGAATGCCAAAACTAGGGTATTTTCAGACCACTTGTCAGTTTTTAGGATGCTGTTGAGAACTGTTAGCCGACAGCTGAATGAAAAAGCCACAGAAAATTGCCACGAAATAGCATGTGGCTGGAGTAATTGTGCAGTAAAAAcgtctgagaaaataaaaaattcgcaACTCCTTTCTTCGTATTtaagataaagttacaattttttcaccaaaaatatatttatagttttCTCCAAATTTCATATGCAGCATATGTTATGTATATCTATACAGTAAGATATGAAAGTTAGCAGGCCTTTGTGCCAAGCAAAATTACTGATTTTTCCATCCAAAAGATGTAAACAAATATAACAACATTGAAACTGAGTTGAGAACAAATTATATTCAaccaatatggaataaaatatgcAGTATatatttcctgcaagtttcaacataatattaataatagtttgCTGGCAACAGGATTAGGAATATGGactcggaaaagccaagttactagtttgaaattcaaggaaatattttttataactattgttaTGAACAAAGTCCACTTCACTATTGTCaccactaaacgtagcaaccctttctacttcagaataaattttcaggcttgtggaacgagcaaattcaaaaaattcttcctcgccATCTTCTTAATTCTTCCAGAactacatcaaaaatatatacgatttttgtacgtgcggttagccctctatatatatatatttactctatggTGATACATAATAAAAAACATGGTTTACCTGATAACAATAGGAAATTAGTTCAAAAATTACTTGAGACTGTCATCTGGAGATAAACATTATAGCTAACAATAAGATCTCCTTTCTTTTATGTACTTTGTACCTGCTACCCTCATTTTATATGGGATGGTGAAAAATGGGTAGCCAAGCACGTAGTGTGTCCAAATCAGGAATTTGTTGAAATTTAGGAATGTAAATGGACAGGAAAACTCTGGCAAtgttattcttaaatatttttctttaattatctaTTCTTGTAAACAACTTCAATATTTAAGGACCTTCTAATTGAAACAGCACTGTATGAAGAATAATGTCATAAGAATTGATtccttttaatatttcattattatgattttaaactGTACAAAGAGCTATTTTTGGGAACAGAATTATGTAAGTAGTCAGGTAATGTAGTCTAGTCCAGTATTCATTTTCCTAGTATTCCTGCCTTTCCAAGTGATTTTTCTGCAAAAATCAACTTAAAAATCAATTCTTTTATATGCACTTAATGtattaaatgcatttttcatttatGAGCATTTGTCTTTTGTCCTGTGTTCACATCCTGGATGAATCCTTCAGACAACCCCAAACAAAATTTGCAGGCAAGGAACTGGTTCCCTACCCCAAGCGCATGATATTCACTTGCCTGTGACTAATTttggtgtgagctctaccctcacctatccaagtcAATCTTTGCATTGAATGACAGAGTGAGTTATCTTATTGATTATTTTCTATAGTTTCAGAATCAGTGGACTTTTACAAGCACCTGGAAAAAGTGACAAATTGTACATTAAAGGAAGCGAATGCTCCCAGTGTTGTCATTGTTGAGAGCTCAGATGAAGAGGAGTATATGCCGCCTGTGCATCCTCATCTTCAACATCCTCATAGCTCAAAGGTTTGTTAAATCAGTTGTCAGTTTCTGTGAGATGATACGTTTGCAGCCGGGAGAGCTCAGCTTTGGCCTAATTTTATTGGTGGGAGGGCTGTACTGATTCAGCTGTAGGTGTGATAGGCCAATGGAAAGGCGGAACAAAGTTTTTCAACTTCTCAAGGTTACACTGTTAATATATTCCctattctcagtcgaccctacataagtggtggggggtgattctgttgccaagttctctgagatgacgtagatgatggcacactgccaattttccactctggttgcaTAATGAGATCTTattatgaaactaagaaaagatgtccgataattttcgggcatATTGTTAGGGAACGGCTGATGGTAAATAAACAATTGGTGTCATCCGGCAGGTCGTGACGGTACATTAATTATTGCTAAAAATACTCTCTTattgagccaaaagtagaacctaattgtctttaaattacttccaaAGTGGTATTTACatgatagtaataagtacggggcaaatatgatcattaaCGAGGGAACTTatgttgcatcatcaaggttcatCATTTGCTattaccttccgtagttaagtttattatgtggcaaatagcggcatgaaaatgttttctatggTTACACATAAACTAAGAATTGGtttctcaaaaatgtaataagagccaaacgtgaaaaatattaatatatatttgaagaaacaaggtgatgtataccactaTAATTTACTTATTATTCGTCAGCCaattgtataatttatttcacctgatgggtataatgtggtagtattattacctttctgctgtgtttctgtaggtacattttaaaatggctctgtgagctcgtctcccttttTATACATTACAACACAGATTCCTTAATTGAAGTGATCAGGAGACGAAATTtagccgccatgtttttgtagggtagaggttcaggtaccctacatcaagtaggacccatttagttccaaaaatggccatatGTAGGACTTGCTGTGgcatatgtagggcgagatcggtttatgtaggggctgatgatgtatccagggtcggttggccctacagggtcgactgaGAATACGGCCCTCCAAATCACAACATCCCTGATGTCATTAGCAGCATGGCATCtcacagaaataattattttaaatcatacgtgcagaaataattattttaaatgcaaaaattcattcaatataaagttgaattttatgaataaggtgtaaatttggcaataatttttattggaaccctgtcgatttctgtaacaataatgcCTGTTCGTTGTCTGTTCAGTAAGCTGTTTGCTCCCTGTTCCTTGTCTGAGTGACAATAGTCAGGCGACTGTTGTTTTattgtaaattggaacgccttgtctgtttcATGTCTGTGAGAAGATTGTTACTTGTCTGTTCTCTCCATATTGTAggaagcggcattctctgttccttacttgTTGAACCACATCCTGTGAACAGGTGGGGGACTGTGTGCTGTCAGTTCACTGCCTGTTTATTAGGCTGTTAGATTCCTATTTGCTGTCTGAGTGacaacaggcaggcgactgttgaCAGAATGTAAATTGTAGCACCTTGTCTGTTTCATGTCTGTGAGACAGTTACTTACCTGTTCTCTCCCAAGCAGCATACTTTGTACCTAACCTGTTCCCTGTTGCTTATTTGGTACTAgactagaaataatttatgtaaaaatagaattcaaatttgaaattcatttgaagaattctttgaaaaacttttattgtgattTTCCAAGTCTTACATCAGTTATAACAAtcttgaatagttatcgaaaagcaaGCTTTGCCATTATTAACAGAACACCACTACACCAACAAGTATTTCTCTtgtcttcatcaaagaaagactTCCTTTAATGAGTATAATTCTGGTTCTGCACGATGCCAATGTAATACATGTGTTTCAAAAGAGAAACACGCCATTAATGTTTATACATGAACACGATTATCTTGCTTCACATAAACAAATCTACAAGAGACATAGTCCTCTGACATTTTTTTAGGTTCTTATTGGCGATGTAACACACGTAGGAATACTACTTGTTAAATACAAATATTAGTAATCGCTCGTAAACTGAAGACACAATAAATGAGCACACTAAAGAACAAATATTACATAGTGACTTTcgctatcactgaatggatgcacgaatgaATTAAACACTGTGGGGATTTGGCACTATTCCTTTGTTTACTtgtattttctcgaaaaatatttattctacctCTGCATGTACGCAAAATCCGGGTATGCACCTAGGGGAAAGGTGAAAGGGATGGGCATGGGAGTTAACGATGTTGAGCACAACTcaaaaggaaaggaaaggggCTCCTGTGTGCTTGTCAGGTACTTCCTAGCTTTGATTGATGTCCAAGCCTCCAGTGTGTAGCTTGTGGGGGGAGAGAAGAGAAATATCATCATATTTCCCCAATACTTTTCTGGGAGCTCTTATGAACAGTTGCCATCATGGAGAATCAGCAAGCCTTGGTTGCTGATTGCTTCACTGGACATTTAGAAAGAATTTTTGCTAGGTTTGCACAATGCATGTGAATGGAATTGCCATTTATTGAAATCTGGTCATGGGTGACCAATCGTTCGTATGTTGGAAATTTAGGTTTGGAGTTCAAACACATTTCAAAGCCATTGTCAGCATGGTGGAAGTTTGTGCATTTGACATCCTTCAACCGAGGGCAGCCAAATCTATCAGCAAATTCCTTCCATTTAAAACACAGTGAGTCGCAATAGGTATACTACAGTggaatcttgattttacgaatcaggatattataaaatttcgattatacagagccggccttagggcggggcgaccgccccgggccccgcgcttcggggggcccgcgttcgtgaaaaaaattaaaatatacgatagttttgaaaacgcaatttcaactattactgtattgttaagtctgtgccagacaaaaaataatattatgaaaaaggaataattacgGTGTAATTAccaagtctgaatttgggaggagAACACACACTTAGCCTGAGAGTGGTAGGGactcaaaatgctcgagtttgtagatggggtgtagagtttaatattttaagtgaagggccccgcactgaaagttcgcccctagccccgcacctgctaggacCGGTCCTGCGATTATATGATGCAAAATTGTCGGACCCAGCAAAAAGTTAATGTTAAATATATGGCAAAATTCGAAAATACAAAGTGACAAGAATGACGCGGGccatagtttggagacccctgctctagataAAATAgccttagaaatatttttgaattttcatttcattgaactTTCCTGACTTGGTCTTTAACATATTTGTAATATCTGTAATGCTTTCAGACTGTCCAGCTTGTGGATGACATTCCTGTGTATATCAGAAAGCGTTTGTTTGAGAACATGCCAATAAGCACAGTATCCCCGACAACATTGGCTCGTAATTTGGCTGATCAAATATTTACTGAAGAGGCTCTGCGAACATGCTCGGTGAAAGGACAAAGACAAAATTCTCATAGTGTGAGAAAAAGAGAGCCGCTCTGTCCTCTTGGTACTGCAGCCATAATTGGTATGTATAAAACTGTTGTATGTATTTCTAGTCTAGTGACAGTGTTATTCTTATTCACATACATACTTAAATTAGACctgatttaaaaatgatttactgttttccttttttttatatatatatctctcttattctgTCGTAGCATTTGTGCAAAAAACCAATGATGCCCTTGGCCGACCTCCTGTTAAAAGCTCAGATTTAGTTATGGCTATGGGGCACCGTCTGAGTGAACTTAGAAGACGAGCTCCTCTCAATCCTGTTATGGATATATCTCCTGTGGAAGTCACCATGGACATTGATGGAAACCCTAttctagaaatagaaatttactAGACTGTTTTAGAATGCTGATCCTtgtgaaataatgttttaataaaattggatgaattttgttttttttttaatatatgaaactatttttttgtagCCCCTACTATTCAGGTTAATGATCAATGCTAgtatgaagtaattttaaatgaccttgaactaGTATGAAAGATAGCATTTTGGTTCCTTATTTAATTATTCTTGTTGTGTATCCAAATTTTGTTACTTTTAACTTACTTTTTAGTTTAATTAGTGCAGTTCCTCGAACTTTTTACCCAAATAAGGATAC
It includes:
- the LOC124153562 gene encoding zinc finger protein 585A-like, with the translated sequence MDEELGWNSNSLSSFEETQGNNDGGSTPVARCRLCVDGCEELVPIFSERGKEMQLGYNINKLLPSMIHPLDKLPQEVCMPCIEELNAVCKFMNKCISSQAKLRNMLYISQQDDGISLKALQKYSSHWPVPDSVKKMGHTREIHASRTKRPLSVSEEERNEQVKRLKSSDMSNDDGSSNQSLHCAEDIGEMDADILQYDIDCANDGNSVESDREGRENSAVVEEPNTSALNDISDVGFHDDKSNASESVKYLCKFCGEGFLWKADLFEHQSIEHSELVIRCVYCRKVFYDKNELVPHEIAHEKLLPPKILMMNKVKTPQKRRRRNLLAKDFSIRSITSSISTQNSGSILPYSSKNKHNDRICYYCNLIFPTLRSHRKHIKTVHHIQFPCRFCAITCESKSKHRDHEARHLRKAMICVCKKKFFYEDEFRDHALIHVHETDQLCEICGDAFDCQEHLEEHIKTHDGENSYLCEVCGEGMESFFLFRVHKLSHMYPGMHRCVLCNFCFNRAEDLENHLENVHHVKKITCGSCGEEFVTMQLLKEHRAKRKCIDASCEVCGKSFPCMSKLRDHAEIHSSVTNYLCDKCGWAFKRKDMLRAHILTSHSNPIPCEVCGRKFKSQQSLITHRQRHFGEKTVICSVCGKSFFSKSDLSYHMIRHEEPKVPCPMCGILFTRKIFMLYHMRRHRVACEICGEVFENTPLLVEHQKVHAKEGNIPPSDHPEFPKCHICGKQFLRIMQLRHHLPLHSEERPFQCNLCDKSYRRKKDLAKHTDKKHGEPKPYQCSYCPCTFRTEQVLLKHENGHTLGKPYNCAMCGVGFWSPLHLERHLVKHASSNWSGNYQCKDCGKTFPHKNTLIAHQSTHAKPLNFKCPFCPRKFSRRGYLLKHKCQLKPRIQASSTSFQSSIITDEVSTITADDNAPHHIPTEVPGVGENVRKVSESVDFYKHLEKVTNCTLKEANAPSVVIVESSDEEEYMPPVHPHLQHPHSSKTVQLVDDIPVYIRKRLFENMPISTVSPTTLARNLADQIFTEEALRTCSVKGQRQNSHSVRKREPLCPLGTAAIIAFVQKTNDALGRPPVKSSDLVMAMGHRLSELRRRAPLNPVMDISPVEVTMDIDGNPILEIEIY